CTGTAGATATCATCAGAGATAACtaatatttcaaataagtACTATTTGTCAATGCtttgcaaaaaccaaaatgcgGCTTAGTCGCACAGGTGAAAGTCTATTACGTTTTCGACTTAATATGTTAGCAGCCGCTGAGTACACCCGTTCAAAATACACCCAGAAGATGCCATTATCgtaaaaattgcattgcaattttgtataaattagGATAGGTACTTTTCACACCGTCCCAAAAACACGAAGGATTGCTTTCAAATGAGGCAGGCATTGCTGTGTTTGCTGCTTACAAATTTGAAACTAATCGGTcgatgttttgcaaaacatcgATACATCACTCAACATCGGTAGCAGCAAAAACATCGGAAAACATCGGcagaaaaacatcgatgctcgatgcatcgatgtttttttaCATCACTACTGCCGACCTCTGTTGTGAAGGGCTGGGAAGGCCACTGGTGGCCAAACACCGCGAAACATGTCACCGAAATACACGCACGCGATTGTGGCCAGGTGAGTGGAGTACAGGTCACGCTGCAGCCACCGCTGCAGATCCTGTTTCAAAAGCCTTTGAATGGAGGGTGCCTATCACAGGGAATTAGGTCATGCACTGTCCATAATTCATGTGTACACTTGATTGGTTGGGTGGGGCATAGGATGGGCATCCAATTCCCAGCTACCCCACCACCACATCAGCCACtcaaatacacacacagccGTGGGTGGGGcgttaattaattattttgttgaATGGTAGTTTATCTCGCACATTTCTTCCCGCCTTTGTCAATCAGAATCTCGGAGGCTCTACTCGAGAGCGGGCCTTTCGACCTGAAATTGGCTAAACGACAGCACGAACAATACTGCACTCTGCTGCGGGAGATTGGCCTGGATGTGATTGAACTGCCCCCCGACGACATGCTACCGGAGGGCGTATTCGTCGAGAACTGTGCGGTGATCTGCAATGGAGTGGCCCTCATATGCCGATCGAATAACCCCAAGCGTCGACGCGAGGCAGCCAGCATGGCCATTATTTTAAAGAAAGAGCTTGATATTCCCGTCATAGAAATGGAAGACCCTCATGCCCGGCTGGATGGCGGGGATGTGCTCTTCACGGGTAAGCCTATTCACATTCGCTATATGTATAAACGATATAATCTCATACTGAATATTCCCACAACTAGGACGAGAGTTTTTCATTGGCATATCTGGGTCTACCAACGAAGAAGGAGCGCGAGCCGTGGCAATGGCATATCCCGAGTATCCAGTCACACCAATTCGGGTGAGTTTAACCACGGATATCGAGTCGAAACGCTGCGAGTTTCATGCACAACTCATCGCCTTTTTTGTCCACTAGGTAAATGGATCAAAACGTTTAAAATACTACGTCACCATGGCCGGGCCGGATGTTCTGTGTGTAAGCAAGAGTGCACCGTGCCAGGAGATCGTGAAGCGGATGGAGCGAGAAGCTAGCTTCACTTACCAGAAGCTAACACTGCCCGAGGAGACTGCGGCGAATATGTTGTACATAAATGGAACCATTGTCCACAGATCCCCAACGGAAATTCCAGATGCATACAAGGTGCAcagaaacatacatatattaaattcGGTCGATTTCTACTTCCTGATTTTGTTGCAGACTTTGAAGGAGAAAATTGACATTCCAACACGCAACGTAAACATAAGCGAATTTAGTCAGTACTCCAGTGGGTTGACCTCTTCCTGCCTCTTGCTGCGACGCTGGAAGTCCATACGCAGCATCTAAGGAAAGAGGAGTATAGTATCATTACCCCTACAAATTGCCATCAGAAACACGCACAGCGCTATGTCACCATAGACAATGGTGGCATCTATCAGCAATATCGTATTATAATTTACACATTtcttgttattattattgttctAAACCtaagataaaatatttaatattgattTAAGCGAACATCCCGATGGTCGTCTCAACGGCTATGACAATTGGGGTGGTGTTTTTACGCCCTTTAGCATTGTTGTCGAATCATTTAATTCGTTATAGatcacatcatcatcagcataatCAGCATCACATATTATGTGTGCACTCGagtaaaaaccaaaaccatcATGAGATAAAAACTTGTTCCACTATGCTCCCTATCTACGGATTCCAGATTTATCCAGAAAACAAACTGAAAATAACTTATAATAACTAATCGAAttgatacatatgtatgtatttatatgtgtGTTTTCTTAACAAGAAGTTGTTAAGAAGTAGTTGTATTCCATCAGTCCTCAAAATAAATGCCAACATTTGTAATCTCTTTAATAACTTTAAGCCGATGTCTATCTATGACGATACTTTATAAGCAATGTTGAACGGATACCAAGCTACCAGGAGATGGCTGCCAAAAGAGAGATAAGGATGGGCTTGCTTGGTAGATGAT
The sequence above is a segment of the Drosophila pseudoobscura strain MV-25-SWS-2005 chromosome X, UCI_Dpse_MV25, whole genome shotgun sequence genome. Coding sequences within it:
- the LOC4814824 gene encoding N(G),N(G)-dimethylarginine dimethylaminohydrolase 1 — translated: MSPKYTHAIVARISEALLESGPFDLKLAKRQHEQYCTLLREIGLDVIELPPDDMLPEGVFVENCAVICNGVALICRSNNPKRRREAASMAIILKKELDIPVIEMEDPHARLDGGDVLFTGREFFIGISGSTNEEGARAVAMAYPEYPVTPIRVNGSKRLKYYVTMAGPDVLCVSKSAPCQEIVKRMEREASFTYQKLTLPEETAANMLYINGTIVHRSPTEIPDAYKTLKEKIDIPTRNVNISEFSQYSSGLTSSCLLLRRWKSIRSI